From one Streptomyces sp. R41 genomic stretch:
- a CDS encoding PPOX class F420-dependent oxidoreductase, with amino-acid sequence MAPNIATNTSVSRDDLLDFVRPRHRAILLTRRADGSPQGSPLTCGVDDSGRIVVSTYPERAKTRNAKRDERVSLIVLSDEWNGPWVQIDGTAEVIDSPDSVEPLVEYYRNIAGEHPDWDEYREAMLKQGKSIIRVTPERWGPVATGGFPARLAPQE; translated from the coding sequence ATGGCACCGAATATCGCGACGAACACCTCCGTATCCCGCGACGATCTGCTGGACTTCGTACGCCCCCGGCACCGCGCCATCCTCCTCACCCGCCGTGCCGACGGCAGCCCCCAGGGCTCGCCCCTGACCTGCGGAGTCGACGACTCGGGGCGCATCGTGGTCTCGACCTATCCCGAGCGCGCCAAGACCCGCAACGCCAAGCGGGACGAGCGTGTCAGCCTGATCGTGCTGAGCGACGAGTGGAACGGTCCCTGGGTCCAGATCGACGGTACGGCGGAGGTCATCGACTCCCCCGACTCGGTCGAGCCGCTCGTCGAGTACTACCGCAACATCGCGGGCGAGCATCCGGACTGGGACGAGTACCGCGAGGCGATGCTCAAGCAGGGCAAGTCGATCATCCGGGTCACACCGGAGCGGTGGGGCCCGGTGGCAACCGGGGGCTTCCCGGCCCGGCTCGCTCCGCAGGAGTAG
- a CDS encoding YceI family protein — MGLTARIRTRDGWAVSHAVVTVTDMTGTQVVRAEADSEGAVHDTTALAPGAYTVIVTAVGYAPAASSAIVTASGRAEIGNVTLARQGGTELPPPGPWTIDPAHSSVGAVAQHLGISSVHGRFTDFAGSIEIAPDEASKSRVAAVIQAASIDTGNGMRDGHLKSPDFLDVETYPQITYRSTGLTPAGSDRWTVHGELTMHGVVRPVDLDLAYLGTGADPWGGTRAAFRATAELHREDFAMNYNQVVQAGIAAIGTTLKVELDIQAVQGESLPTA, encoded by the coding sequence ATGGGACTGACCGCACGCATCCGCACGCGGGACGGGTGGGCCGTGTCGCACGCGGTCGTCACGGTGACCGACATGACCGGTACGCAGGTGGTGCGCGCCGAGGCGGACAGCGAAGGAGCCGTGCACGACACGACCGCCCTCGCGCCCGGCGCGTACACCGTGATCGTCACCGCGGTCGGGTACGCCCCCGCCGCGTCCAGCGCGATCGTCACCGCGAGCGGCCGCGCCGAGATCGGCAATGTGACCCTCGCCCGCCAGGGCGGCACCGAGCTTCCGCCGCCCGGCCCCTGGACCATCGACCCGGCGCACTCCTCCGTGGGCGCGGTGGCCCAGCACCTGGGCATCTCCAGCGTGCACGGCCGCTTCACGGACTTCGCGGGCTCGATCGAGATCGCCCCGGACGAGGCGTCCAAGTCCCGCGTGGCGGCGGTGATCCAGGCCGCCTCCATCGACACCGGCAACGGGATGCGCGACGGGCACCTGAAGTCCCCGGACTTCCTGGACGTGGAGACGTACCCGCAGATCACCTACCGCTCGACGGGCCTGACCCCGGCCGGTTCCGACCGCTGGACGGTCCACGGCGAGCTGACCATGCACGGGGTGGTGCGGCCGGTCGACCTGGATCTTGCCTACCTCGGCACCGGCGCCGACCCCTGGGGCGGCACTCGCGCCGCGTTCCGCGCGACCGCCGAACTCCACCGCGAGGACTTCGCCATGAACTACAACCAGGTGGTCCAGGCGGGCATCGCGGCCATCGGTACGACGCTGAAGGTGGAGCTGGACATTCAGGCGGTGCAGGGGGAGTCGTTGCCGACGGCGTAG
- a CDS encoding TetR/AcrR family transcriptional regulator: protein MVRAADRAKRPARTSVWLEGKAPRGGAARGGGQPSGLDRERITEVTVRLLDAEGLAKFSMRRLAAELNVTAMSVYWYVDTKDDLLELALDAVFGELELPDPESGEDWRDQLRSLAVGYRALLVRHPWVSPLIGNFLNIGPHSMAFSLRVQQVVRNTGLPPHGQMGALSAVFQFVYGFGTIEGHFVQRCASAGMSQDEYFRQAMSTISEQPQFAANLESAADLMAARGGDTVEEMRERDFGFALEMLIAGIETMVERG from the coding sequence ATGGTGAGGGCAGCCGACCGGGCCAAGCGTCCGGCGCGGACCAGTGTCTGGCTGGAGGGCAAGGCCCCCCGGGGCGGTGCGGCCCGTGGTGGCGGCCAGCCGTCGGGGCTCGACCGGGAGCGGATCACCGAGGTCACGGTGCGGCTGCTGGACGCGGAGGGGCTGGCGAAGTTCTCCATGCGCCGGCTGGCCGCCGAACTGAACGTCACCGCGATGTCCGTGTACTGGTACGTCGACACCAAGGACGACCTGCTCGAGCTGGCCCTCGACGCGGTCTTCGGCGAACTGGAGCTGCCGGACCCGGAGTCCGGCGAGGACTGGCGCGACCAACTGCGCTCCCTGGCAGTCGGCTACCGGGCGCTGCTGGTGCGCCACCCCTGGGTGTCACCGCTCATCGGCAACTTTCTCAACATCGGCCCGCACTCCATGGCCTTCTCGCTCCGCGTGCAGCAGGTGGTCCGCAACACGGGGCTGCCGCCGCACGGCCAGATGGGCGCGCTCTCCGCCGTCTTCCAGTTCGTGTACGGCTTCGGCACGATCGAGGGGCACTTCGTGCAGCGGTGTGCCTCCGCGGGCATGTCCCAGGACGAGTACTTCCGCCAGGCGATGAGCACGATCAGCGAGCAGCCGCAGTTCGCCGCGAATCTTGAGAGCGCGGCGGATCTGATGGCGGCGCGGGGCGGCGACACCGTCGAGGAGATGCGCGAGCGCGACTTCGGCTTCGCCCTGGAGATGCTGATCGCGGGGATCGAGACGATGGTGGAGCGCGGCTGA